One Capricornis sumatraensis isolate serow.1 chromosome 8, serow.2, whole genome shotgun sequence genomic region harbors:
- the EPN3 gene encoding LOW QUALITY PROTEIN: epsin-3 (The sequence of the model RefSeq protein was modified relative to this genomic sequence to represent the inferred CDS: deleted 1 base in 1 codon), with translation MTTSALRRQVKNIVHNYSEAEIKVREATSNDPWGPPSSLMSEIADLTFNTVAFAEVMGMLWRRLNDSGKNWRHVYKALTLLDYLLKTGSERVAHQCRENLYTIQTLKDFQYVDRDGKDQGVNVREKVKQVMALLKDEERLRQERTHALKTKERMALEGTGIGSGQLGFSRARGSPSSYNSSSSSPRYTSDLEQARPQTSGEEELQLQLALAMSREEAEKEVRSWQGDDSPGANGAGAGAHRRWDREPEREEREEEEKLKTSQSSSLDLVDIFASASTLPSTHCSADPWDIPGLRPNTEPSGSSWGPSADPWSPVPSGSIMSQSQPWDLPPVLSSSEPWGRTPVLPAGPRTTDFWAQNSTPHKLPNNGANPWGNLVETFNTPALDGSSTFDPLAKPPVSTESKEGLECTQALPSGKPSSPVELDLFGDHTPSVKQNGTKEPDAFDLDVLGEALAPSSRDTPARRTPESFLGPSASSLVNLDSLVKVPQAVKTRNPFLTGLSTPSPTNPFGGGEQSSRTLNQMRTGSPALSLTAGGPIAAPFGSMTYSASLPLPLSSVPAGVTLPASVSVSPKPAPSRRRPPGACRSLCCPPRAPPDRSTRPL, from the exons ATGACGACGTCAGCGCTGCGGCGCCAGGTGAAGAACATCGTGCACAACTATTCAGAGGCGGAGATCAAGGTGCGTGAGGCCACCAGCAATGACCCCTGGGGTCCACCTAGCTCGCTCATGTCCGAGATTGCCGACCTGACCTTCAACACGGTGGCCTTTGCCGAGGTCATGGGCATGCTGTGGCGGCGGCTCAATGACAGTGGCAAGAACTGGCGGCATGTGTACAAGGCGCTGACGCTGCTGGATTACCTGCTCAAGACAGGCTCTGAGCGGGTGGCCCACCAGTGCCGGGAGAACCTCTACACCATCCAGACACTCAAAGACTTCCAGTACGTCGACCGCGACGGCAAAGACCAGGGCGTGAACGTGCGCGAGAAGGTCAAGCAGGTGATGGCCCTGCTCAAGGACGAAGAGCGCCTTCGGCAGGAGCGCACCCATGCCCTCAAGACCAAGGAGCGCATGGCACTGGAGGGCACGGGCATCGGCAGCGGGCAGCTGGGCTTCAGCCGTGCCCGTGGTTCCCCATCCTCCTACAACT CCTCCTCCTCATCTCCCCGCTACACCTCAGACCTGGAGCAGGCCCGGCCTCAGACATCAGGAGAAGAGGAGCTGCAGCTACAGCTAGCCTTGGCCATGAGCCGAGAGGAGGCTGAGAAG GAGGTGAGGTCCTGGCAGGGAGATGACTCACCTGGGGCCAATGGTGCTGGAGCTGGAGCCCATCGTCGTTGGGACAGAGAgcctgaaagagaagagagagaggaagaggagaagctgAAAACCAGCCAG TCCTCCAGCCTCGACTTGGTGGACATCTTCGCATCAGCTTCAACCCTGCCCTCCACACACTGCTCTGCTGACCCATGGGACATCCCAG GTCTCAGGCCTAACACAGAGCCCAGTGGCTCATCATGGGGGCCTTCGGCAGACCCCTGGTCTCCAGTTCCTTCAGGAAGTATCATGTCCCAGAGCCAGCCCTGGGACTTGCCTCCTGTGCTCTCCTCCTCTGAGCCCTGGGGCCGGACCCCAGTGCTGCCTGCTGGACCACGGACCACAGACTTCTGGGCACAGAACTCCACCCCCCACAAACTCCCCAACAATGGAGCCAACCCCTGGGGGAACCTGGTAGAGACCTTCAACACACCTG CGTTAGATGGTTCTTCCACCTTTGACCCATTGGCCAAGCCTCCAGTATCCACAGAGTCCAAGGAAGGGCTAGAATGCACCCAGGCTCTGccctctgggaagcccagcagtcCTGTGG AGCTGGACCTGTTTGGAGACCACACCCCCAGTGTCAAGCAAAACGGCACAAAGGAGCCAGATGCCTTTGACCTGGATGTACTCGGGGAAGCACTAGCCCCGTCCAGCAGGGACACCCCAGCACGCCGGACTCCTGAGTCCTTCCTGGGCCCCTCAGCCTCTTCCCTGGTCAACCTTGACTCATTAGTCAAGGTGCCCCAGGCTGTAAAGACCCGGAACCCCTTTCTAACAG GTCTCAGCACTCCATCCCCCACCAACCCGTTCGGCGGGGGCGAGCAAAGCAGCCGGACTCTGAACCAGATGCGCACAGGATCGCCAGCGTTAAGCCTGACGGCCGGCGGGCCGATCGCGGCGCCCTTTGGCTCGATGACCTACagtgcctccctgcccctcccgctCAGCAGCGTGCCGGCCGGCGTGACCCTCCCTGCCTCGGTCAGCGTC TCCCCCAAGCCCGCGCCTTCACGCCGCCGCCCTCCGGGAGCCTGCCGCAGCCTCTGTTGCCCACCTCGGGCTCCGCCGGACCGCTCAACCAGACCCCTCTGA
- the MYCBPAP gene encoding MYCBP-associated protein isoform X1, translating to MKSLKKDSRLRIPTNRFLEAPESVKEKKRAKVPEQPTPPIQEEPEPVSNVLQGDDILALAIKKEDLRKQHLPRLIETEDKHVITQRFIIRKPKPKDHRRKVSHLVAHPATPDAATKPLDYSAGYSLPSCLFFLLPGPGDIFHGSDQILPHHILGSLQDFKRIAIARGNTQLAELIHTPPCLMTLISTEEEPKQEAPKEEKAHPPWVPPGQHNFLKNWQRNIALRKKQQEALSERLKKPVSELLMHTGEAYRQIQEERELLDRMRATRSDGKGCKLASGFWSRLEYVGDEMTGLVMTKTKTQHGLVEPITQIKKPWSIQAEMGLPAQKDAWYRYTWDRSLFLTCRRKELQSVMAELNFSQQDIDGLEVVGKGRPFSTVMVEDYSVFERSLESSSEDTVHLDLLANYPDVVPMPVLGPSLLFCGKPACWIRGSNSEDKRHVGIAVHLTFETLEGEKTSSELTVVNNGTVAVWYDWRRRSQWDSFQDLKRNRMQRFYFNNREGVILPGKTKNFTFFFKSLNAGIFRECWEFGTHPTLLGGALLQVNLHAVSLAQDIFRDERKLLESKLASHEAVTIVENMLRELLRGILTPEGTQSPVDASVTEEDVFHHRNPQLHYQHQVVQHLHSLWRQYMMLPLEAEEARPGEEGHLSPRAQAAATPSAYSEETSMKIESSAHLKSPTLDPQLPRQETEALKDSQDHVGSQKTGLGVRHSQRKSIMEEILVEGSPDLESIRSPWELDGLPLPEWNLCLEDFRKAVMALPEVNQREDALIRLNRAALELCQEPRPLHPDFLYQMCLQLWRDLIDSLVSHSLWLRALLGLPEKETIYLDMPEEQDRKSPPVTEVKVTSGKVGKEDRKGASQEKKQFGIRDKEDKKGAKLSPGKEQDRLNSKKHKTKDDKKPAKSLSRDGLSLDEPAPDSIIPSQEPIDPLVMEKYTHRLHTEVYGLLDALVTDLLALADELNPQKNAEEPLRLGT from the exons AAAAGAAGCGGGCAAAGGTACCTGAACAGCCCACACCCCCAATTCAGGAAGAACCTGAACCTGTTAGCAATGTGCTACAAGGAGATGACATTCTTGCCTTAGCCATTAAGAAGGAAGACTTGAGGAAG caacaTCTTCCTCGCCTTATTGAAACAGAAGATAAACATGTAATTACCCAGAGATTTATCATCCGTAAACCCAAACCCAAGGATCATAGGAGGAAGGTCTCACACTTAGTAGCACATCCTGCTACTCCAGATGCGGCCACAAAGCCCCTGGACTACTCTG CTGGCTATAGCTTGCCTTCCTGCCTCTTCTTTTTGCTTCCAGGACCAGGTGACATCTTCCATGGCAGTGACCAGATCCTGCCCCACCACatcctggggagtctccaggacTTTAAGAGAATTGCAATTGCTCGAGGGAACACCCAG CTGGCTGAGCTGATACACACCCCACCCTGTCTGATGACCCTCATCTCAACTGAAGAAGAGCCAAAGCAGGAAGCCCCAAAAGAAGAGAAGGCACATCCTCCCTGGGTCCCGCCTGGGCAGCACAACTTTCTGAAAAACTGGCAGCGCAACATAGCCCTTCGGAAGAAGCAGCAGGAAGCTCTCAGTG AACGGCTGAAGAAGCCAGTCAGCGAGCTGCTGATGCACACAGGGGAGGCGTACAGACAGATCCAGGAGGAACGGGAGCTCCTTGACCGAATGCGGGCAACACGGTCTGATGGGAAG GGCTGCAAATTGGCCAGTGGGTTCTGGAGTCGACTGGAATACGTGGGAGACGAAATGACGGGTCTGGTAATGACAAAGACAAAAACTCAGCATGGCCTCGTGGAGCCAATCACTCAGATCAAGAAGCCCTGGTCCATCCAGGCAGAAATGG GGTTGCCAGCCCAGAAGGATGCGTGGTACCGCTACACCTGGGATCGGAGTCTGTTTCTGACCTGCCGACGAAAGGAGCTGCAGAGCGTCATGGCAGAGCTGAATTTTAGCCAGCAG GATATTGATGGCCTGGAGGTGGTGGGCAAAGGGCGGCCTTTCTCCACTGTTATGGTAGAAGACTATTCAGTGTTTGAAAGGAGCTTGGAGAGCTCCTCTGAAGACACAGTGCACTT AGACTTATTGGCCAATTACCCTGATGTGGTTCCTATGCCTGTTCTTGGCCCTTCTCTGCTGTTCTGTGGGAAGCCAGCCTGCTGGATCCGAGGCAGTAATTCAGAGGACAAG aggCATGTTGGAATTGCTGTCCACTTGACCTTTGAAACTCTAGAAGGGGAGAAAACATCTTCAGAACTGACTGTGGTCAATAATGGCACAGTGGCCGTTTGGTACGACTGGCGGCGGCGGTCACAGTGGGACTCTTTCCAAGACCTGAAGAGGAATAGGATGCAGAGGTTTTACTTCAACAATCGGGAAG GTGTAATTCTGCCTGGAAAAACTAAAAACTTTACCTTTTTCTTCAAATCTTTGAATGCTGGGATCTTCAGGGAGTGTTGGGAATTTGGAACCCACCCTACCCTATTAGGAGGTGCTCTCCTGCAGGTCAACCTCCATGCAGTCTCCTTGGCCCAGGACATTTTTCGGGATGAGAGGAAGTTATTAGAG AGCAAGCTGGCCTCCCATGAAGCAGTCACCATCGTGGAGAACATGCTGCGGGAGCTTCTGAGGGGGATCCTGACCCCCGAGGGCACACAGTCACCTGTGGATGCCTCTGTCACTGAGGAGGACGTGTTCCACCATAGGAATCCTCAG CTGCATTACCAGCACCAGGTGGTGCAACATCTGCACAGTCTGTGGCGCCAGTACATGATGCTGCCCCTCGAGGCTGAGGAGGCCAGGCCCGGCGAGGAGGGGCACCTCagccccagggcccaggctgCTGCAACCCCGTCAGCCTACTCGGAGGAGACCTCAATGAAGATCGAGTCTTCTGCACACCTTAAGAGCCCAACGTTAGACCCTCAACTGCCCCGGCAGGAGACTGAGGCCCTCAAGGACTCCCAGGATCATGTTGGGTCCCAGAAGACTGGGCTAGGGGTCAGGCATTCTCAGCGGAAGAGCATCATGGAGGAGATCCTGGTGGAGGGGAGCCCGGATCTGGAGAGCATCAGGAGCCCCTGGGAACTGGATGGCCTTCCCCTGCCAGAGTGGAATCTCTGCCTGGAAGACTTCAGAAAG GCAGTGATGGCACTCCCTGAGGTGAACCAGAGAGAAGACGCCCTAATCAGGCTCAACAGAGCAGCCCTGGAGCTGTGCCAGGAACCGCGGCCATTGCACCCTGACTTCCTGTACCAGATGTG TTTGCAGCTGTGGCGAGATCTGATTGACAGCCTGGTAAGCCATTCCCTGTGGCTGAGGGCTCTGCTGGGCCTGCCTGAGAAGGAGACCATCTACCTGGACATGCCAGAAGAGCAAG ATCGAAAATCACCTCCTGTCACAGAAGTGAAGGTGACTTCTGGGAAAGTGGGAAAGGAGGACCGGAAAGGGGCATCCCAGGAAAAGAAGCAGTTTGGAATCAGagacaaagaagataaaaaaggAGCCAAGCTGTCACCTGGGAAAGAG CAGGACCGTTTAAACAGCAAGAAGCATAAAACAAAGGATGACAAGAAGCCGGCAAAATCTTTAAGTCGGGATGGGCTTTCCTTGGACGAGCCTGCCCCTGACAGCATCATCCCATCTCAGGAACCCATAGATCCCCTGGTCATGGAGAAATATACCCACAGGCTGCACACTGAG GTCTATGGGCTGCTGGATGCCCTGGTGACCGACCTGCTGGCCCTGGCTGATGAACTCAACCCCCAAAAGAATGCTGAGGAGCCTTTGCGTCTCGGCACCTGA
- the MYCBPAP gene encoding MYCBP-associated protein isoform X2 produces the protein MKSLKKDSRLRIPTNRFLEAPESVKEKKRAKVPEQPTPPIQEEPEPVSNVLQGDDILALAIKKEDLRKQHLPRLIETEDKHVITQRFIIRKPKPKDHRRKVSHLVAHPATPDAATKPLDYSGPGDIFHGSDQILPHHILGSLQDFKRIAIARGNTQLAELIHTPPCLMTLISTEEEPKQEAPKEEKAHPPWVPPGQHNFLKNWQRNIALRKKQQEALSERLKKPVSELLMHTGEAYRQIQEERELLDRMRATRSDGKGCKLASGFWSRLEYVGDEMTGLVMTKTKTQHGLVEPITQIKKPWSIQAEMGLPAQKDAWYRYTWDRSLFLTCRRKELQSVMAELNFSQQDIDGLEVVGKGRPFSTVMVEDYSVFERSLESSSEDTVHLDLLANYPDVVPMPVLGPSLLFCGKPACWIRGSNSEDKRHVGIAVHLTFETLEGEKTSSELTVVNNGTVAVWYDWRRRSQWDSFQDLKRNRMQRFYFNNREGVILPGKTKNFTFFFKSLNAGIFRECWEFGTHPTLLGGALLQVNLHAVSLAQDIFRDERKLLESKLASHEAVTIVENMLRELLRGILTPEGTQSPVDASVTEEDVFHHRNPQLHYQHQVVQHLHSLWRQYMMLPLEAEEARPGEEGHLSPRAQAAATPSAYSEETSMKIESSAHLKSPTLDPQLPRQETEALKDSQDHVGSQKTGLGVRHSQRKSIMEEILVEGSPDLESIRSPWELDGLPLPEWNLCLEDFRKAVMALPEVNQREDALIRLNRAALELCQEPRPLHPDFLYQMCLQLWRDLIDSLVSHSLWLRALLGLPEKETIYLDMPEEQDRKSPPVTEVKVTSGKVGKEDRKGASQEKKQFGIRDKEDKKGAKLSPGKEDRLNSKKHKTKDDKKPAKSLSRDGLSLDEPAPDSIIPSQEPIDPLVMEKYTHRLHTEVYGLLDALVTDLLALADELNPQKNAEEPLRLGT, from the exons AAAAGAAGCGGGCAAAGGTACCTGAACAGCCCACACCCCCAATTCAGGAAGAACCTGAACCTGTTAGCAATGTGCTACAAGGAGATGACATTCTTGCCTTAGCCATTAAGAAGGAAGACTTGAGGAAG caacaTCTTCCTCGCCTTATTGAAACAGAAGATAAACATGTAATTACCCAGAGATTTATCATCCGTAAACCCAAACCCAAGGATCATAGGAGGAAGGTCTCACACTTAGTAGCACATCCTGCTACTCCAGATGCGGCCACAAAGCCCCTGGACTACTCTG GACCAGGTGACATCTTCCATGGCAGTGACCAGATCCTGCCCCACCACatcctggggagtctccaggacTTTAAGAGAATTGCAATTGCTCGAGGGAACACCCAG CTGGCTGAGCTGATACACACCCCACCCTGTCTGATGACCCTCATCTCAACTGAAGAAGAGCCAAAGCAGGAAGCCCCAAAAGAAGAGAAGGCACATCCTCCCTGGGTCCCGCCTGGGCAGCACAACTTTCTGAAAAACTGGCAGCGCAACATAGCCCTTCGGAAGAAGCAGCAGGAAGCTCTCAGTG AACGGCTGAAGAAGCCAGTCAGCGAGCTGCTGATGCACACAGGGGAGGCGTACAGACAGATCCAGGAGGAACGGGAGCTCCTTGACCGAATGCGGGCAACACGGTCTGATGGGAAG GGCTGCAAATTGGCCAGTGGGTTCTGGAGTCGACTGGAATACGTGGGAGACGAAATGACGGGTCTGGTAATGACAAAGACAAAAACTCAGCATGGCCTCGTGGAGCCAATCACTCAGATCAAGAAGCCCTGGTCCATCCAGGCAGAAATGG GGTTGCCAGCCCAGAAGGATGCGTGGTACCGCTACACCTGGGATCGGAGTCTGTTTCTGACCTGCCGACGAAAGGAGCTGCAGAGCGTCATGGCAGAGCTGAATTTTAGCCAGCAG GATATTGATGGCCTGGAGGTGGTGGGCAAAGGGCGGCCTTTCTCCACTGTTATGGTAGAAGACTATTCAGTGTTTGAAAGGAGCTTGGAGAGCTCCTCTGAAGACACAGTGCACTT AGACTTATTGGCCAATTACCCTGATGTGGTTCCTATGCCTGTTCTTGGCCCTTCTCTGCTGTTCTGTGGGAAGCCAGCCTGCTGGATCCGAGGCAGTAATTCAGAGGACAAG aggCATGTTGGAATTGCTGTCCACTTGACCTTTGAAACTCTAGAAGGGGAGAAAACATCTTCAGAACTGACTGTGGTCAATAATGGCACAGTGGCCGTTTGGTACGACTGGCGGCGGCGGTCACAGTGGGACTCTTTCCAAGACCTGAAGAGGAATAGGATGCAGAGGTTTTACTTCAACAATCGGGAAG GTGTAATTCTGCCTGGAAAAACTAAAAACTTTACCTTTTTCTTCAAATCTTTGAATGCTGGGATCTTCAGGGAGTGTTGGGAATTTGGAACCCACCCTACCCTATTAGGAGGTGCTCTCCTGCAGGTCAACCTCCATGCAGTCTCCTTGGCCCAGGACATTTTTCGGGATGAGAGGAAGTTATTAGAG AGCAAGCTGGCCTCCCATGAAGCAGTCACCATCGTGGAGAACATGCTGCGGGAGCTTCTGAGGGGGATCCTGACCCCCGAGGGCACACAGTCACCTGTGGATGCCTCTGTCACTGAGGAGGACGTGTTCCACCATAGGAATCCTCAG CTGCATTACCAGCACCAGGTGGTGCAACATCTGCACAGTCTGTGGCGCCAGTACATGATGCTGCCCCTCGAGGCTGAGGAGGCCAGGCCCGGCGAGGAGGGGCACCTCagccccagggcccaggctgCTGCAACCCCGTCAGCCTACTCGGAGGAGACCTCAATGAAGATCGAGTCTTCTGCACACCTTAAGAGCCCAACGTTAGACCCTCAACTGCCCCGGCAGGAGACTGAGGCCCTCAAGGACTCCCAGGATCATGTTGGGTCCCAGAAGACTGGGCTAGGGGTCAGGCATTCTCAGCGGAAGAGCATCATGGAGGAGATCCTGGTGGAGGGGAGCCCGGATCTGGAGAGCATCAGGAGCCCCTGGGAACTGGATGGCCTTCCCCTGCCAGAGTGGAATCTCTGCCTGGAAGACTTCAGAAAG GCAGTGATGGCACTCCCTGAGGTGAACCAGAGAGAAGACGCCCTAATCAGGCTCAACAGAGCAGCCCTGGAGCTGTGCCAGGAACCGCGGCCATTGCACCCTGACTTCCTGTACCAGATGTG TTTGCAGCTGTGGCGAGATCTGATTGACAGCCTGGTAAGCCATTCCCTGTGGCTGAGGGCTCTGCTGGGCCTGCCTGAGAAGGAGACCATCTACCTGGACATGCCAGAAGAGCAAG ATCGAAAATCACCTCCTGTCACAGAAGTGAAGGTGACTTCTGGGAAAGTGGGAAAGGAGGACCGGAAAGGGGCATCCCAGGAAAAGAAGCAGTTTGGAATCAGagacaaagaagataaaaaaggAGCCAAGCTGTCACCTGGGAAAGAG GACCGTTTAAACAGCAAGAAGCATAAAACAAAGGATGACAAGAAGCCGGCAAAATCTTTAAGTCGGGATGGGCTTTCCTTGGACGAGCCTGCCCCTGACAGCATCATCCCATCTCAGGAACCCATAGATCCCCTGGTCATGGAGAAATATACCCACAGGCTGCACACTGAG GTCTATGGGCTGCTGGATGCCCTGGTGACCGACCTGCTGGCCCTGGCTGATGAACTCAACCCCCAAAAGAATGCTGAGGAGCCTTTGCGTCTCGGCACCTGA